A genomic segment from Candidatus Korarchaeum cryptofilum OPF8 encodes:
- a CDS encoding 2-amino-3,7-dideoxy-D-threo-hept-6-ulosonate synthase has protein sequence MLGKEVRLSRIMRSDRILCIPMDHGVTDGPIKGLTDINWIVNEVAKGGATCVVLHKGMIKALRSAKIPFLMHMSASTSLGPEPNRKVRVASVVEAIRLGADGVSVHINIGGERSEPEMLEKLGSVASEADEFGMPLLAMMYARGPNIKDKFDPKAISLVARVGAELGADIVKVPYTGDPESFKEVTRGVSVPVIIAGGPKMSSEREVLEMVEGAMKGGAAGVSIGRNVFQHERPASMVRAIASIIFDGLSAEEAMDVLEDSGNPE, from the coding sequence ATGCTGGGGAAGGAGGTAAGGCTCTCCAGGATAATGAGGAGTGATAGGATATTATGCATACCCATGGATCACGGCGTGACGGACGGTCCGATAAAGGGGCTGACAGATATCAATTGGATCGTTAACGAAGTAGCTAAGGGAGGAGCCACTTGCGTTGTCCTCCATAAGGGGATGATAAAGGCCCTGAGGAGCGCTAAGATTCCCTTTCTCATGCACATGTCAGCTAGCACGTCCCTCGGACCCGAGCCAAACAGGAAGGTGAGAGTGGCCAGCGTAGTTGAGGCAATCAGATTGGGAGCGGATGGCGTGAGCGTCCACATAAACATAGGAGGAGAGAGGAGCGAACCTGAGATGCTGGAGAAACTTGGATCCGTCGCTTCTGAGGCTGATGAATTTGGCATGCCCCTTCTGGCCATGATGTACGCTAGAGGGCCCAACATCAAGGATAAGTTCGATCCCAAAGCTATCTCGCTCGTAGCTAGAGTTGGAGCTGAGCTGGGAGCTGATATAGTCAAAGTTCCTTACACAGGAGATCCGGAGAGCTTCAAGGAGGTGACTAGGGGCGTGAGCGTCCCCGTGATAATAGCAGGGGGCCCCAAGATGAGCAGCGAGAGAGAAGTCCTTGAGATGGTGGAGGGGGCTATGAAAGGGGGAGCAGCCGGTGTATCCATAGGGAGGAACGTCTTCCAGCATGAGAGACCGGCTAGCATGGTTAGGGCCATAGCTTCGATAATCTTCGATGGTCTGAGCGCGGAGGAGGCGATGGATGTACTTGAAGATAGTGGCAACCCTGAGTGA
- a CDS encoding S16 family serine protease: MRKIFAMLLILMLIPLIPSTAERSRAFLRVPAVYQTPDGLLSGTLGNLTVEVEKGEGIVYFSAEPLTQIDTQGAARTAALVASYLLGIDPKSMNFYYRLESGSTVVGGPSAGAAMTVATVAAILGKQVRQDIIITGMINLDGIIGPVGGIPQKLEAAARAGAKMFLVPAGQEIVEETVPKQVRIGPLILTTVEKRKVNISELGAKLGVKVVEVSTIEDALNYMLGLKIERPSTERPEIPKEVKELLSKWVRNYLNQSEAIRGSVRSEVGKLGALSKRVINSILSDSENYSSSARDEMAKGNLYTAASYAFQSVVEADYARSLLNYALRGEDAVNELMRRADSKLKEVGERLNSTKPQDLSGVEAIIASKARYYDAKNALKRAADLASKGSYLDSMDWGAIHYLTYAYWRADSASNWMDMMGLSQRMQVDEIRVKEVASAILYEAESVISYSESLIEETGASSSYLKEAYSNLNDANTAFSSGDYYGSIGLSTTALAYGIISIHEWFTSDPNAVEEAVKSSCYSSINALMSKGIIPVLALSYSEMASSMEGSILESIAYYELASAHAHVISLLSQVSGEQIETKSSLETTSTVERVTVTQTVKEESGIQETYLIAALILGVFLGFVVGRKSH, encoded by the coding sequence ATGCGTAAGATCTTTGCAATGCTCCTCATATTGATGCTAATTCCCCTAATCCCATCTACAGCTGAGAGGAGCAGGGCGTTCTTGAGGGTACCGGCTGTCTATCAGACGCCCGATGGGCTGCTCTCAGGGACATTGGGGAACCTGACAGTGGAAGTCGAGAAGGGGGAGGGCATAGTTTACTTCTCAGCGGAGCCCCTCACGCAGATAGATACGCAGGGTGCAGCTAGGACAGCCGCCTTAGTGGCTAGCTACTTACTGGGGATAGATCCGAAATCCATGAACTTCTACTACAGATTGGAATCTGGGAGCACTGTGGTGGGAGGCCCCAGCGCAGGGGCCGCTATGACGGTAGCTACGGTAGCAGCTATACTGGGGAAGCAGGTCAGACAGGATATCATAATAACTGGGATGATAAACTTGGATGGGATAATAGGCCCCGTGGGAGGGATACCTCAGAAACTGGAGGCGGCAGCGAGAGCTGGGGCTAAGATGTTCTTGGTACCAGCGGGTCAGGAGATAGTTGAGGAGACAGTACCTAAGCAAGTCAGGATAGGTCCCCTCATATTGACGACTGTCGAGAAGAGGAAGGTCAATATAAGCGAGCTCGGGGCTAAGCTAGGGGTGAAGGTAGTCGAGGTAAGCACGATAGAGGATGCCCTGAACTACATGCTGGGTCTGAAGATAGAGAGGCCGTCAACGGAGAGGCCTGAGATACCTAAAGAGGTCAAGGAGCTCCTGAGTAAGTGGGTGAGGAATTACCTGAATCAATCAGAGGCCATAAGGGGGAGCGTCAGATCTGAGGTCGGGAAGCTCGGGGCTTTAAGCAAGAGAGTTATAAACAGCATTTTATCGGACTCCGAGAACTACTCATCTTCCGCTAGGGACGAGATGGCGAAGGGGAACTTATATACAGCAGCTAGCTACGCTTTTCAATCCGTAGTTGAGGCTGATTACGCCAGATCCCTCTTGAATTACGCTCTGAGGGGCGAGGATGCTGTGAACGAGCTCATGAGGAGGGCGGACTCGAAGCTGAAGGAAGTCGGTGAGAGGCTCAATTCGACGAAACCTCAGGACCTGAGTGGGGTTGAGGCGATAATAGCTTCTAAGGCTAGGTATTATGATGCGAAGAATGCCCTCAAGAGGGCAGCAGATCTAGCCTCCAAGGGAAGCTATCTCGATTCAATGGACTGGGGAGCTATACATTATTTGACTTACGCTTACTGGAGGGCTGATTCAGCCTCTAATTGGATGGATATGATGGGGCTGAGCCAGAGGATGCAAGTGGATGAGATCAGGGTGAAGGAAGTGGCTTCTGCGATCTTATATGAAGCCGAGAGCGTCATCTCATATTCAGAGAGCTTGATAGAGGAGACAGGAGCTAGCTCAAGCTATTTAAAAGAAGCTTACTCGAACTTGAATGATGCTAACACAGCTTTCTCCTCAGGGGATTACTATGGGAGCATAGGCCTCTCTACTACAGCTCTAGCATATGGAATAATCTCGATACATGAGTGGTTCACTAGCGATCCTAATGCTGTTGAGGAAGCCGTTAAGAGCTCATGCTACTCATCGATAAACGCACTAATGTCCAAGGGGATAATCCCAGTCTTAGCCCTAAGCTATTCGGAGATGGCATCCTCCATGGAGGGGAGCATCCTGGAATCGATAGCTTATTACGAGCTGGCCTCCGCTCACGCTCACGTAATTTCCCTCCTCTCTCAAGTATCTGGGGAGCAGATAGAGACTAAGAGCTCCCTGGAGACCACTTCAACGGTGGAGAGGGTGACTGTAACGCAGACAGTGAAGGAGGAGAGCGGAATTCAGGAGACCTACCTAATTGCAGCCCTAATACTCGGTGTATTCCTGGGATTCGTAGTGGGGAGGAAATCGCATTAA
- a CDS encoding type I 3-dehydroquinate dehydratase: protein MYLKIVATLSDSDDLREDMERAFKMGADLVELRVDLIWDELPSADSLSSLISGFNDRVIITYRSRAHGGKGESQDVEWLRSVSKICGYVDVEYENSRIGIGNAIFSWHDPSGTPSYEELLSISEELLSLGGIAKIVTYARDEREAYRVLSLYKLEHRRRLVAFSMGERGSFSRRLSAALGSPLIYSYLGKAAAEGQISLDEAVLLKELLS from the coding sequence ATGTACTTGAAGATAGTGGCAACCCTGAGTGATTCCGATGATCTGAGGGAGGATATGGAGAGAGCATTTAAGATGGGAGCTGACTTAGTCGAGCTCAGAGTGGATTTAATATGGGATGAGCTCCCATCAGCGGATTCCCTGAGCAGCTTGATATCCGGGTTCAATGATAGAGTAATAATTACATATAGGAGCAGGGCTCACGGTGGTAAAGGGGAGTCTCAGGATGTTGAGTGGCTCAGATCAGTATCTAAGATATGCGGGTACGTTGATGTAGAGTATGAGAACTCCAGAATCGGGATAGGGAATGCGATATTCTCCTGGCACGATCCAAGCGGTACTCCCAGCTATGAGGAACTGTTATCTATAAGCGAGGAGCTGCTCTCCTTAGGGGGCATAGCTAAGATAGTGACTTACGCGAGGGATGAGAGGGAAGCTTATAGAGTACTTTCCCTCTACAAACTCGAGCATCGTCGCAGATTAGTCGCTTTCTCGATGGGGGAGAGGGGTTCGTTCAGCAGGAGACTTTCAGCTGCGCTGGGCTCCCCCCTCATATATTCTTACCTGGGCAAAGCGGCTGCGGAGGGGCAAATCAGTTTGGATGAAGCGGTCCTCCTCAAGGAATTACTCTCCTGA
- a CDS encoding Lrp/AsnC family transcriptional regulator: protein MDELDRKILSILVKNARTPFTEIAEQLGVSEATIRKRVDKLVSSGVIRKFTVELGDNAMRAIVMVKVRPGYNIPKVAKEIASIEEVVRAYEVTGEYDIVAEIASADTTSLNKTIERIRSNEGVGGTLSMIVLAIW from the coding sequence ATGGATGAGCTGGACAGAAAGATCTTGAGCATATTAGTGAAGAACGCTAGAACTCCTTTCACGGAGATAGCTGAGCAACTTGGAGTTAGCGAGGCGACTATAAGGAAGAGAGTAGATAAATTAGTCAGCAGCGGCGTGATAAGGAAATTCACAGTTGAGCTAGGGGATAACGCGATGCGGGCGATCGTGATGGTTAAAGTGAGGCCGGGCTACAACATCCCGAAGGTAGCGAAGGAGATAGCTAGTATAGAGGAAGTTGTGAGAGCTTATGAAGTCACGGGGGAGTATGATATAGTAGCTGAGATAGCTAGTGCCGATACCACATCCCTGAATAAAACTATAGAGAGGATAAGGAGCAACGAGGGAGTCGGTGGGACCCTGAGCATGATAGTGCTCGCTATCTGGTGA
- a CDS encoding glycosyltransferase gives MFLQLSIALIGSYAMINFIRSIIGFLRLPRPGGEVRASISYIIPARNEEGKIGKCISSLLPWLRDSDELIVVDDCSEDSTEAEALSKLNEKCKLIRLIEKPEGWSGKSWACYQGYLHSSGDIIVFLDADTVVKSDPKAAISLTERFDALSQVPRISCGSLACGAIEVALTSLVRLLFPYWKMSPGRAWLMGAFSIWRRESYESVGTHEAVRSSLVEDADLARLAVAKGLRISFFMGRVVESSWIRSWREGYETIKRIGFAAMPSKLISILIFLALSYTAVTIYASPLLAYLGLIRVELAIFYLVSVFSYASLSLIEVKFRPESMILSPIALSLIALSLLAASFGKKVSWKGRDYSAHLGE, from the coding sequence ATGTTTCTCCAGTTGAGCATAGCGTTAATAGGCTCTTACGCAATGATAAACTTCATTAGGTCCATAATTGGCTTCCTCAGGCTCCCCAGACCGGGGGGAGAGGTTAGGGCATCGATATCTTACATAATCCCGGCTAGGAACGAGGAGGGGAAGATAGGGAAATGCATATCCTCTCTACTCCCCTGGCTGAGGGATAGCGATGAGCTGATAGTAGTGGATGATTGCAGTGAGGATTCTACAGAGGCTGAAGCTCTATCCAAGTTGAATGAGAAGTGCAAGTTGATAAGATTGATTGAGAAACCGGAAGGTTGGTCGGGCAAGTCCTGGGCATGTTATCAAGGCTATCTTCATTCCTCAGGGGACATAATCGTGTTCTTGGATGCCGATACTGTGGTAAAAAGCGATCCTAAGGCAGCCATCTCCTTAACGGAGAGGTTCGATGCTCTCTCCCAAGTCCCGAGGATAAGTTGCGGGAGTCTCGCTTGCGGAGCTATCGAAGTGGCCCTGACATCCCTGGTAAGGTTGCTCTTCCCGTACTGGAAGATGAGCCCCGGAAGGGCATGGCTTATGGGAGCTTTCAGCATCTGGAGGAGGGAGTCCTATGAGTCAGTCGGGACCCATGAAGCTGTGAGGAGCAGCTTAGTTGAGGACGCTGATCTCGCTAGGTTAGCTGTAGCTAAGGGGCTTAGGATATCTTTCTTCATGGGGAGAGTGGTTGAGAGCAGCTGGATAAGGAGCTGGAGGGAAGGGTATGAGACTATCAAGAGGATAGGGTTCGCTGCTATGCCGAGTAAATTGATATCAATCTTGATATTCCTGGCCCTGAGCTACACAGCGGTCACGATATACGCCTCACCATTACTCGCTTATCTCGGACTGATAAGAGTGGAGTTAGCTATATTCTACTTAGTCAGCGTATTCTCATATGCGAGTTTGAGCCTCATAGAGGTGAAGTTTAGGCCAGAATCCATGATATTATCCCCCATAGCTCTCTCGCTGATAGCCCTCTCCCTCCTAGCTGCTTCATTCGGGAAAAAGGTGAGTTGGAAGGGGAGAGATTACTCAGCTCATCTCGGAGAATAG
- the uppS gene encoding polyprenyl diphosphate synthase, protein MGLLKAVYRVASFLGMPFYLRYLESVVREGPIPKHVALILDGNRRYAIKRSLSWLEGYRIGANKTKELLEWLLDLGIEHVTLFAFSTENFRRPKDQVEAIFKAMEEKLLELKENIGTLKEREVSFRVVGRKDMLPEGIRSIAEEMEASTSGFSKTLNLAIAYGGRAEIVDAVRKIARKVKEGTLNPDEIDDDVIRMHLYAPDLPDPDLIIRTSGEERLSNFLLWQSAYSELYFCEVYLPELRKVDLLRAIRDYQRRKRRFGS, encoded by the coding sequence TTGGGGCTCCTCAAAGCGGTCTACAGAGTGGCTAGCTTCTTGGGTATGCCCTTCTACTTGAGATACTTGGAATCCGTCGTTAGAGAGGGGCCCATCCCGAAGCATGTTGCCCTGATATTGGATGGTAATAGGAGGTATGCTATTAAGAGGAGCTTGAGCTGGCTCGAGGGCTATAGGATCGGGGCTAATAAGACCAAGGAGCTCCTTGAATGGTTGCTAGATCTTGGGATTGAGCACGTTACCCTATTCGCTTTCTCAACCGAGAACTTCAGGAGGCCCAAGGATCAAGTGGAAGCTATTTTCAAAGCGATGGAGGAGAAATTGCTCGAGCTCAAGGAGAATATTGGTACTCTCAAGGAGAGGGAGGTCTCGTTCAGGGTAGTCGGGAGGAAGGATATGCTACCCGAGGGGATAAGGAGCATAGCTGAGGAGATGGAAGCCTCCACATCCGGATTCAGTAAGACACTTAACCTAGCGATAGCTTACGGGGGAAGGGCTGAGATAGTGGATGCTGTGAGGAAGATAGCGAGGAAGGTGAAGGAAGGTACTTTAAATCCAGATGAGATAGATGATGATGTGATAAGGATGCACCTCTACGCTCCCGATTTACCGGATCCAGATCTCATAATAAGGACATCAGGGGAGGAGAGGCTCAGCAACTTCCTGCTCTGGCAATCAGCTTACTCCGAGCTTTACTTCTGCGAGGTCTACTTACCAGAGCTGAGGAAGGTGGATTTGCTCAGGGCTATAAGGGATTATCAGAGGAGGAAGAGGAGGTTTGGATCCTAG
- a CDS encoding V4R domain-containing protein — translation MIHESLEGRYFCIKPPLLAVSPGKNLLIFYLEISRDRPGILAEVTRELSSRGVNIIRNSTQVEGGKGLIMIIVERPDDVNIEELKKHLESIEGIESVEYEESRIKGLLIPYHLFPLMREDVRIIAFNVRAIKHLSEELSRILGSSASGAILFRIGYEMGKGFAEDRLKIAERVGIKDPFEILRHISVPLYASSGYGIASLEEAGGVFSLRIRENFEAVDRKSKEPSCYMTKGMWKGSLERIFNRSISIEEVKCKAKGDEYCEFKIEIPRG, via the coding sequence ATGATCCATGAATCTTTGGAGGGTCGGTACTTTTGCATAAAGCCCCCTCTCCTCGCTGTATCTCCGGGGAAGAATCTCCTCATATTCTATTTAGAGATATCAAGAGATAGACCTGGGATACTTGCTGAAGTTACGAGAGAGCTCTCATCCAGGGGGGTGAATATCATCCGTAACTCAACGCAGGTCGAAGGGGGAAAGGGCCTCATAATGATAATCGTCGAGAGGCCTGATGATGTGAATATAGAGGAACTGAAGAAGCATTTGGAATCGATAGAGGGGATAGAGTCAGTCGAATATGAGGAATCCCGTATAAAGGGACTTCTTATACCATATCACCTCTTCCCCCTGATGAGGGAAGATGTGAGAATCATAGCCTTCAATGTTAGGGCCATAAAGCACCTTTCCGAGGAATTATCTAGGATCTTAGGGAGCTCAGCCTCGGGGGCGATACTCTTCAGGATAGGATATGAGATGGGGAAGGGATTCGCGGAGGATCGTCTCAAAATAGCTGAGAGAGTGGGCATTAAGGATCCCTTCGAGATACTTCGGCATATCTCAGTCCCCCTCTATGCATCCTCGGGTTACGGCATAGCTTCACTAGAGGAAGCCGGAGGGGTTTTCTCACTCAGGATAAGGGAGAACTTCGAGGCGGTCGATAGGAAATCGAAGGAACCATCATGCTATATGACGAAGGGTATGTGGAAAGGGAGTCTAGAGAGAATCTTCAATAGGTCTATTTCGATAGAGGAAGTCAAATGCAAGGCTAAGGGGGATGAGTACTGCGAGTTTAAGATAGAGATCCCCCGAGGATGA
- a CDS encoding AAA family ATPase has translation MMIEELQLINFKSFKRATIVIPKGLIAITGPNGSGKSNILDAIAFLMGWRAKRLRASRLEHLVRRGAPWAQVNLTIVNSGERIKIQRRVKPNGKSSYRVNDKSLPAHRVMDILSSLGLVAERYTFVTQGDITSIVEMSPGERYEILKEISGISDYDERRDKALEELKEVEQLLREISAVLREKEKELRRVEEEIRILEERSEVEGRYKRIKKYQVLSELKLLRERLSSLEEPKPEEIDTESLRRELERKEEEMRSLESSLKDSPVRRRGQIMAELDSLRRQREALRKALEAKEEVIRSIMRGREIPSFIRRDPSFLGTVSELIRPLPGYELPFIAVGSGRLNDIVVRDLEGAKRIARALREVEGRFRIIPMDVLKGEERRERGLYNFLLFDREYESLAAHIFNAILIDDLDEVGEELLGRARYVTMDGEIVEREGSIVAGKPSLGNIGKLMGEINDLRDEIQQIDEEITSKERELMSLPERDKEFERLDSVRKEVHELRRKYQEALSRREDFIRRTRKVIEERSEILAKIKVLERELEDLSDVDPLEVPDPRKEIVMLEMKLRSLGNANPKAKEEYKRRKEEFEEVKSKYDSFLSRKEEIESLIERIDSEREGILRDTLRKLSDAFSSWISILFEGGSGELLLSERGLEMRVNLPGKGSVNIDSLSGGEKSLSALAFILASQKVRPSSLYLFDEADAMLDGMNCKRYARALKELSKDSIVMMISLKRETLEEADYIIGVTVRGGESKVIAVERSIIGS, from the coding sequence ATGATGATAGAGGAACTACAGCTCATCAACTTCAAGTCATTTAAGAGAGCTACAATAGTAATTCCTAAAGGCCTTATCGCAATAACAGGCCCTAACGGATCTGGAAAAAGCAACATACTTGATGCAATCGCTTTTTTGATGGGATGGAGGGCTAAGAGGCTCAGGGCATCCAGGCTGGAGCATCTGGTCAGGAGGGGAGCCCCCTGGGCCCAGGTGAACCTGACTATAGTGAACTCGGGGGAGAGGATCAAGATTCAGAGGAGGGTGAAGCCGAACGGAAAGAGCTCTTACAGGGTGAACGATAAGTCCTTGCCAGCCCATAGGGTCATGGATATCCTCAGCTCCTTGGGCTTAGTGGCTGAGAGGTACACTTTCGTGACCCAGGGGGATATAACATCGATCGTTGAGATGAGCCCAGGGGAGAGGTACGAGATACTCAAGGAGATAAGCGGAATCTCCGATTATGATGAGAGGAGAGATAAGGCTCTGGAGGAGCTTAAGGAGGTGGAGCAGCTCCTTAGGGAGATATCGGCAGTCCTAAGAGAAAAGGAAAAGGAATTGAGGAGAGTTGAGGAAGAGATAAGAATATTAGAGGAAAGATCTGAAGTGGAAGGGAGGTATAAAAGAATTAAGAAATATCAGGTATTATCCGAGCTGAAATTATTGAGGGAGAGGCTGAGCTCTTTAGAGGAACCTAAGCCGGAGGAGATAGATACAGAATCCTTGAGGAGGGAGCTAGAGAGGAAGGAGGAGGAGATGAGATCCCTAGAATCTAGTTTGAAGGATTCTCCGGTGAGGAGGAGAGGTCAAATAATGGCTGAACTGGATTCCCTGAGGAGGCAGAGGGAGGCCCTGAGGAAAGCACTGGAAGCCAAGGAGGAGGTCATCAGATCTATTATGAGGGGGAGGGAGATCCCATCTTTCATCAGGAGAGATCCTTCATTTCTCGGAACCGTATCTGAGTTGATAAGGCCCCTACCAGGTTACGAGCTCCCGTTCATAGCTGTAGGATCGGGCAGATTGAACGATATCGTCGTCAGGGACTTGGAAGGCGCTAAGAGGATAGCTAGAGCCCTGAGGGAAGTGGAGGGCAGGTTCAGGATAATACCGATGGACGTGCTGAAGGGGGAGGAGAGGAGGGAAAGGGGCCTATACAACTTCCTCCTCTTCGATAGGGAGTATGAATCATTGGCTGCGCATATATTCAATGCCATATTGATAGATGACCTGGATGAAGTCGGCGAGGAGCTCCTCGGCAGAGCTAGATATGTGACAATGGATGGAGAGATTGTAGAAAGAGAGGGAAGCATAGTGGCTGGAAAGCCCAGTCTGGGCAATATTGGGAAGTTAATGGGTGAGATAAATGATCTGAGGGATGAGATTCAGCAGATAGATGAGGAAATAACTTCAAAGGAGAGGGAGCTCATGAGCTTGCCCGAGAGGGATAAGGAGTTCGAGAGGCTCGATTCCGTGAGGAAGGAGGTTCATGAGCTCAGGAGGAAATACCAGGAAGCCCTCTCGAGGAGGGAAGATTTTATAAGGAGGACTAGAAAGGTGATTGAAGAGAGAAGCGAAATTTTGGCTAAAATTAAGGTTTTAGAGAGGGAGCTGGAGGATCTATCTGATGTAGATCCTCTAGAAGTCCCTGATCCGAGGAAAGAGATAGTAATGCTTGAGATGAAGTTGAGGAGCTTGGGGAATGCGAATCCTAAGGCGAAGGAGGAATATAAGAGGAGGAAGGAGGAGTTCGAGGAAGTTAAGTCGAAGTACGATTCTTTCTTGAGCAGGAAGGAGGAGATAGAGAGCCTGATAGAGAGGATAGATTCTGAGAGGGAAGGTATATTGAGGGATACCTTGAGGAAACTTTCAGATGCCTTCAGCAGCTGGATATCCATATTATTCGAGGGTGGGAGCGGGGAGCTCCTGCTCTCGGAGAGGGGGCTGGAGATGAGGGTCAACCTCCCGGGGAAGGGGAGCGTTAATATCGATTCATTATCGGGCGGTGAGAAATCTTTGAGCGCTTTGGCATTCATACTTGCCTCCCAGAAGGTCAGGCCATCTTCCCTGTACTTATTCGATGAGGCCGATGCTATGCTGGATGGGATGAATTGCAAGAGGTATGCCAGGGCTTTGAAGGAGCTCTCCAAGGACTCTATAGTCATGATGATCTCCCTGAAGAGGGAGACCCTAGAGGAAGCGGATTACATAATAGGGGTCACTGTGAGGGGAGGTGAGTCCAAGGTAATTGCTGTCGAGAGAAGCATCATTGGAAGCTGA
- a CDS encoding CBS domain-containing protein, which yields MAWKPKRKASLSLEDFMVRNPISLPENASVDDAFKVMWENRIGSVLIVDSDGKLKGIVTQRDLLYAGCRGLIGKNVSVKEIMSENPITAKPSDSLQEAVRRMRVNDVSHLPVVDDQGRPIGIFSMRDVIDIFMLLVGTLFSEMS from the coding sequence ATGGCGTGGAAGCCGAAGAGGAAGGCCTCCCTCAGTCTGGAGGATTTCATGGTAAGGAATCCGATTTCCCTCCCTGAAAATGCTTCAGTAGATGATGCCTTCAAGGTGATGTGGGAGAACAGGATAGGGAGCGTTCTCATCGTTGATAGCGATGGTAAGCTCAAGGGGATAGTTACTCAGAGGGATCTGCTTTATGCAGGATGCAGGGGACTCATAGGAAAGAATGTGAGCGTTAAGGAGATAATGAGTGAGAATCCTATAACTGCGAAGCCATCTGATTCCCTTCAAGAAGCTGTAAGGAGAATGAGGGTCAATGATGTCTCCCATCTTCCAGTAGTGGATGATCAGGGAAGGCCAATAGGCATATTCTCGATGAGAGATGTCATAGATATATTCATGCTCCTAGTGGGGACTCTATTCTCCGAGATGAGCTGA
- a CDS encoding V4R domain-containing protein — translation MREGSAGFRVPLTRVTISPGDRLAAFLIEVTRDRMGIIRDITDVLRDLGLNLHNISAYVEGGRGAIYLVVNVSGKPESIVSDIRNKFSSIDGIGRILYQVSERDGLLIDTLNFPLMRYDDRIFTLTEEAWKTLTSDLTAILGSEAYHAIIYRIGYEMGKGFAENYVDIARRAGIEEPMDVIRYVMSGMLAASGWGRSSLEIGENSLRIKIEENLEAEASPKSNEPSCYFTKGVITGALTRILRSPVEVRETRCKAAGDEYCEFIARY, via the coding sequence ATGAGGGAAGGATCAGCGGGCTTCAGAGTTCCTCTCACTAGAGTGACTATATCGCCGGGAGATAGGCTCGCAGCTTTTTTGATAGAAGTGACTAGAGATAGGATGGGGATTATCAGGGATATAACAGATGTCTTGAGGGATCTGGGGTTGAATCTACATAACATATCTGCCTACGTTGAGGGGGGGAGGGGAGCGATCTACTTAGTCGTTAATGTATCCGGGAAACCTGAATCCATAGTAAGCGATATTAGAAATAAATTTTCATCTATAGATGGAATTGGAAGAATATTATACCAGGTATCTGAGAGGGATGGCCTCCTCATAGATACGCTGAACTTCCCGCTGATGCGTTACGATGACAGGATCTTCACCCTGACTGAGGAGGCCTGGAAGACGCTCACATCGGATCTAACAGCTATACTGGGCTCCGAAGCTTATCACGCGATAATATACAGGATAGGGTATGAGATGGGGAAGGGATTCGCGGAAAATTACGTAGATATAGCGAGGAGAGCTGGAATTGAGGAACCGATGGATGTGATACGTTATGTCATGTCCGGTATGCTAGCCGCCTCGGGATGGGGTAGATCGAGCCTAGAGATAGGTGAGAACTCCTTGAGGATCAAGATCGAGGAGAATTTAGAGGCGGAAGCAAGTCCGAAGTCGAACGAGCCATCATGCTACTTCACGAAGGGGGTTATCACTGGAGCCCTGACCAGGATACTCAGATCTCCTGTGGAGGTTAGAGAGACGAGATGTAAAGCGGCTGGGGATGAGTACTGCGAGTTCATCGCGAGATATTGA